One Obesumbacterium proteus DNA window includes the following coding sequences:
- the gpmM gene encoding 2,3-bisphosphoglycerate-independent phosphoglycerate mutase, giving the protein MSSAKKPMVLVILDGYGYREETQDNAILNAKRPVMDRLWKEYPHTLISASGLDVGLPDGQMGNSEVGHVNLGAGRIVYQDLTRLDKEIKDGDFFANEVLVGAVDKAVSLGKAVHIMGLMSPGGVHSHEEHILAMVELAAKRGAEAIYLHAFLDGRDTPPRSAENTLKRFTEKFAELGKGRIASIIGRYYAMDRDNRWDRVQLAYDLLTEAKGEYTAENAVAGLEAAYARDENDEFVKPTVIKAAGEADASMNDGDALIFMNFRADRARQITRTFVNADFDGFKRNKVVNFSNFVMLTEYAADIKAACAYPPSSLANTFGEWLMKHDKAQLRISETEKYAHVTFFYNGGVEEPFKGEDRILINSPKVATYDLQPEMSSAELTEKLVGAINSGKYDAIICNYPNGDMVGHTGIYDAAVKAVETLDHCVGQVVEAVQNVGGQLLITADHGNAELMRDQVTGAAYTAHTNLPVPLIYVGKPAKAVEGGKLSDIAATMLTMMDMEVPKEMTGKPLFIVE; this is encoded by the coding sequence ATGTCGAGCGCCAAAAAACCAATGGTACTGGTAATTCTGGACGGTTATGGTTACCGCGAAGAAACCCAAGATAACGCGATTCTTAACGCTAAACGTCCTGTCATGGATCGTCTGTGGAAAGAATACCCACATACCCTGATTTCTGCTTCCGGTTTGGACGTAGGTCTGCCTGACGGCCAGATGGGTAACTCTGAAGTTGGTCACGTAAACCTTGGCGCAGGCCGCATCGTTTATCAAGATCTGACCCGTCTGGACAAAGAAATCAAAGACGGCGACTTCTTTGCCAATGAAGTTCTGGTTGGTGCGGTTGATAAAGCCGTATCTCTGGGCAAAGCCGTTCACATCATGGGTTTGATGTCTCCGGGTGGCGTACATAGCCACGAAGAACACATTCTTGCTATGGTTGAGTTGGCTGCCAAGCGTGGCGCAGAAGCTATCTATCTGCACGCATTCTTGGATGGACGTGACACCCCGCCGCGTAGTGCTGAAAATACACTGAAACGATTCACCGAGAAATTTGCCGAATTGGGCAAAGGCCGCATCGCGTCCATCATTGGTCGCTACTATGCAATGGACCGTGATAACCGTTGGGATCGCGTTCAGTTAGCTTATGATCTGCTGACCGAAGCGAAAGGCGAATACACCGCAGAAAATGCGGTTGCCGGCCTTGAAGCGGCTTACGCACGCGACGAAAACGACGAATTTGTTAAACCAACCGTAATCAAAGCGGCAGGTGAAGCCGATGCATCCATGAACGACGGCGATGCGCTGATCTTCATGAACTTCCGTGCTGACCGTGCTCGCCAAATCACTCGCACCTTTGTTAACGCTGACTTTGACGGTTTCAAACGCAACAAAGTGGTTAACTTCAGCAACTTCGTAATGTTGACTGAATATGCGGCTGACATTAAAGCGGCTTGCGCTTATCCACCATCTTCACTGGCAAACACCTTCGGTGAATGGCTGATGAAGCATGACAAAGCTCAGCTGCGTATTTCTGAAACTGAAAAATATGCTCACGTGACCTTCTTCTACAACGGTGGCGTGGAAGAGCCGTTCAAAGGCGAAGACCGCATTCTGATCAACTCGCCAAAAGTGGCGACTTACGATCTGCAGCCAGAAATGAGCTCTGCTGAGCTGACCGAAAAACTGGTTGGCGCTATCAACAGCGGTAAATACGATGCGATTATCTGTAACTACCCTAACGGCGACATGGTTGGCCACACCGGTATTTACGATGCCGCAGTAAAAGCCGTTGAAACGCTGGATCACTGTGTCGGTCAGGTCGTCGAAGCCGTTCAAAACGTAGGTGGTCAGTTGCTGATCACTGCGGACCACGGCAACGCCGAGCTGATGCGCGATCAGGTGACAGGTGCTGCGTATACCGCTCACACCAACCTGCCAGTGCCATTAATCTACGTTGGCAAACCGGCTAAAGCCGTTGAAGGCGGTAAATTGTCTGACATCGCAGCGACCATGCTGACCATGATGGACATGGAAGTGCCTAAAGAGATGACTGGTAAGCCGCTGTTCATCGTGGAATAA
- a CDS encoding rhodanese-like domain-containing protein — protein sequence MQEIMQFVSAHPILSVAWIVLFVAVLVTTFKSRFSKVKEITRGEATLLINKEDAVVVDTRTREDFRKGHLANSLNLTPSDLKNGSFGELEKHKTQPVIVVCANGMSSRESGEHLVKAGFERVYTLKDGIAGWSGENLPLARGK from the coding sequence ATGCAAGAGATTATGCAATTTGTGAGTGCCCATCCCATACTTAGCGTAGCGTGGATTGTTCTGTTTGTAGCAGTGCTGGTCACCACCTTTAAAAGCCGTTTCTCCAAAGTAAAAGAAATTACTCGTGGTGAAGCCACTCTTCTGATTAACAAAGAAGATGCCGTTGTTGTTGATACCCGTACTCGCGAAGATTTCCGCAAGGGTCATCTGGCAAACTCTCTGAATCTGACGCCTAGCGACCTGAAAAATGGCAGCTTTGGTGAGTTAGAGAAACATAAAACTCAGCCAGTTATCGTGGTTTGCGCCAATGGCATGAGCTCTCGTGAATCGGGTGAGCATTTAGTGAAAGCGGGCTTTGAGCGCGTTTATACGCTGAAAGACGGTATCGCAGGCTGGAGCGGTGAGAATCTGCCTTTAGCTCGCGGCAAATAA
- the grxC gene encoding glutaredoxin 3 — MANIEIYTKATCPFCHRAKALLQSKGAQFNEIAIDNDPKKREEMIERSGRTTVPQIFIDGQHIGGCDDLHALDAKGGLDPLL; from the coding sequence ATGGCAAACATTGAGATCTATACCAAAGCGACCTGTCCTTTCTGTCATCGCGCGAAAGCGCTGTTGCAGTCAAAAGGCGCTCAGTTTAATGAAATTGCTATTGATAACGATCCGAAAAAGCGCGAAGAAATGATTGAGCGCAGCGGTCGTACAACCGTGCCACAGATTTTTATTGATGGGCAGCACATTGGTGGCTGTGACGATTTACACGCGCTGGATGCAAAAGGCGGCCTCGACCCGTTGCTGTAA
- the secB gene encoding protein-export chaperone SecB, with product MSEQNNSEMSFQIQRVYTKDISFEAPNAPAVFQKDWQPEVKLDLDTASTQLADGVFEVVLRVTVTATLGEETAFLCEVQQAGIFTISGIEGTQMAHCLGAYCPNILFPYARECITSLVSRGTFPQLNLAPVNFDALFMNYLQQAEGAEGAEQQPQDA from the coding sequence ATGTCAGAACAAAACAACTCAGAGATGTCTTTCCAGATCCAACGTGTTTACACCAAAGATATCTCCTTTGAAGCTCCAAATGCGCCAGCTGTATTCCAGAAAGATTGGCAGCCAGAAGTTAAACTGGATCTGGATACTGCATCCACTCAGCTGGCTGACGGCGTGTTTGAAGTGGTACTGCGCGTGACGGTAACGGCAACTCTGGGCGAAGAAACTGCATTCCTGTGTGAAGTTCAGCAGGCAGGTATCTTCACTATTTCTGGCATCGAAGGAACTCAGATGGCTCATTGTCTGGGTGCTTACTGCCCGAACATCCTGTTCCCATATGCACGCGAATGCATCACCAGCCTGGTTTCTCGTGGTACTTTCCCACAGTTGAACCTGGCTCCAGTGAACTTCGACGCACTGTTCATGAATTATCTGCAGCAGGCTGAAGGCGCAGAAGGTGCTGAACAGCAGCCTCAGGATGCCTAA
- the gpsA gene encoding NAD(P)H-dependent glycerol-3-phosphate dehydrogenase, translated as MNNPTASMTVIGAGSYGTALAITLARNGHQVVLWGHDPKHIEALDAARCNQAFLPDVPFPDTLTLETDLAKAMAASRDVLVVVPSYVFGEVLRQLKPYLRTDSRIVWATKGLEAETGRLLQDVAREALGPDIPLATLSGPTFAKELAAGLPTAIALSSTDAQFTDDLQQLLRCGKSFRVYSNPDFIGVQLGGAVKNVIAIGAGMSDGIGFGANARTALITRGLTEMSRLGVALGADPTTFMGMSGLGDLVLTCTDNQSRNRRFGIMLGQGVGVQEAQDKIGQVVEGYRNTKEVMALAQRFGVEMPITEQIYQVLYCHKDAREAALTLLGRARKDEKTSR; from the coding sequence ATGAATAACCCTACGGCTTCAATGACCGTCATCGGTGCCGGTTCTTACGGCACCGCTTTGGCAATTACGCTGGCGCGTAATGGGCACCAAGTGGTGTTATGGGGTCACGACCCTAAACATATCGAAGCACTTGATGCCGCGCGCTGTAATCAGGCATTCCTGCCTGATGTTCCTTTCCCCGATACGCTAACGCTGGAAACCGATCTTGCGAAGGCAATGGCTGCAAGCCGTGATGTGCTGGTCGTTGTACCGAGCTATGTGTTTGGTGAAGTGCTGCGTCAACTGAAGCCATACCTGCGTACTGATTCACGAATCGTTTGGGCAACCAAGGGATTAGAAGCAGAAACAGGTCGTTTGCTACAAGATGTTGCTCGTGAAGCGCTTGGCCCTGACATTCCTTTAGCTACGCTGTCAGGCCCAACGTTTGCCAAAGAACTGGCTGCGGGTTTACCTACTGCAATTGCGCTGTCATCCACCGATGCACAGTTCACCGACGATTTACAGCAGCTACTGCGCTGCGGCAAAAGCTTCCGTGTTTATAGCAACCCTGATTTCATCGGTGTACAGCTAGGTGGTGCGGTAAAAAACGTGATTGCGATTGGCGCAGGTATGTCTGACGGCATCGGCTTTGGTGCGAACGCCAGAACTGCGTTGATCACGCGTGGGTTGACCGAAATGAGTCGTCTTGGGGTTGCGCTGGGTGCCGATCCAACTACCTTTATGGGTATGTCTGGATTAGGCGACTTGGTGCTGACCTGTACTGACAACCAGTCTCGTAATCGCCGTTTTGGGATTATGCTGGGGCAGGGCGTAGGCGTGCAGGAAGCGCAAGATAAGATTGGCCAAGTGGTTGAAGGCTATAGAAATACCAAAGAAGTGATGGCCTTGGCCCAACGCTTTGGTGTGGAAATGCCTATCACTGAGCAAATCTATCAGGTGCTTTATTGCCATAAAGATGCTCGTGAAGCGGCGTTGACGCTGCTAGGTCGAGCACGCAAAGACGAAAAAACCAGCCGTTAG
- the cysE gene encoding serine O-acetyltransferase, which translates to MSIEELEQIWQCIKTEARGLAECEPMLASFYHATLLKHENLGSALSYILANKLANAIMPAIAIREVVEEAYRADTNMTDYAARDILAVRQRDPAVDKYSTPLLYLKGFHALQAYRIGHWLWSQDRKALAIYLQNQISVVFGVDIHPAARIGCGIMLDHATGIVIGETAAVENDVSILQSVTLGGTGKEGGDRHPKIREGVMIGAGAKILGNIEVGRGAKIGAGSVVLHPIPAHTTAAGVPARIVGRPESEKPSMDMDQLFNGSHDGFEFGDGI; encoded by the coding sequence ATGTCGATAGAAGAACTAGAACAAATCTGGCAATGCATCAAAACCGAGGCGCGTGGTTTAGCCGAGTGTGAGCCGATGCTGGCTAGTTTCTATCACGCAACACTCCTTAAGCATGAAAATTTGGGCAGTGCGTTGAGCTATATTCTGGCGAATAAGCTGGCCAATGCCATTATGCCTGCGATTGCTATTCGCGAAGTGGTGGAAGAGGCTTATCGCGCCGACACCAATATGACCGACTACGCGGCACGCGATATTCTCGCGGTTCGCCAGCGAGATCCAGCAGTAGATAAATACTCCACGCCATTGCTTTACCTGAAAGGTTTTCATGCCTTGCAGGCCTACCGCATTGGTCATTGGCTGTGGTCGCAAGATCGTAAAGCGCTGGCTATTTACCTGCAAAATCAAATCTCAGTTGTTTTTGGCGTTGATATTCATCCTGCGGCGCGAATTGGCTGTGGGATCATGCTCGATCATGCGACGGGTATTGTGATCGGCGAAACGGCCGCGGTTGAAAACGACGTGTCTATTCTGCAATCCGTAACACTGGGTGGTACGGGTAAAGAAGGGGGCGATCGTCATCCGAAGATCCGTGAAGGCGTTATGATCGGCGCAGGTGCTAAAATTCTGGGCAATATCGAAGTGGGTCGCGGAGCTAAGATTGGTGCAGGGTCAGTGGTTCTACATCCTATTCCTGCTCACACTACGGCGGCTGGTGTGCCTGCGCGCATTGTAGGGCGTCCTGAAAGTGAAAAACCGTCCATGGATATGGATCAGTTGTTTAACGGTTCACACGATGGTTTTGAGTTCGGCGACGGAATTTAA
- the trmL gene encoding tRNA (uridine(34)/cytosine(34)/5-carboxymethylaminomethyluridine(34)-2'-O)-methyltransferase TrmL — MLNIVLFEPEIPPNTGNIIRLCANTGFSLHLIEPLGFTWDDKRLRRAGLDYHEFATLKKHHDYQAFLDSEKPERLFALTTKGTPAHSAVSYQAGDYLVFGPETRGLPAYILDALPAQQKIRIPMLASSRSMNLSNAVSVVVYEAWRQLVYEGALLKE, encoded by the coding sequence ATGCTTAATATCGTTTTATTTGAACCTGAAATCCCACCGAATACCGGCAATATCATCCGTCTTTGCGCCAATACTGGCTTTAGCTTGCACCTCATTGAACCCTTAGGCTTCACATGGGATGACAAACGCTTACGTCGCGCAGGTTTGGACTATCACGAATTTGCTACGCTGAAGAAACACCATGACTATCAAGCGTTTCTCGATAGCGAAAAGCCAGAACGCCTGTTTGCATTAACTACTAAAGGTACTCCAGCGCATAGCGCCGTGAGCTATCAGGCCGGAGATTATCTGGTGTTTGGCCCAGAAACACGTGGCCTACCCGCCTACATTTTGGATGCACTTCCAGCACAACAGAAGATCCGTATCCCGATGCTCGCCAGCAGCCGCAGCATGAACCTGTCTAACGCAGTTTCAGTGGTGGTTTACGAAGCATGGCGTCAATTAGTCTACGAAGGGGCTTTGCTCAAAGAGTGA
- the cpxA gene encoding envelope stress sensor histidine kinase CpxA: protein MINSLTARIFAIFWLTLALVLMVVLMLPKLDSRQLTSLLDSERRQGIMLEQHVEAELAVDPANDLMWWRRLFRAIDKWSPPGQRLLLVTSEGRVIGAQRNEMQIVRNFIGQSDNADQPKKKKYGRLEMLGPFPIRDGEDNYQLYLVRPASSPQSDFINLMFDRPLLLLLVTMLISSPLLLWLAWSLASPARKLKNAADDVASGNLKQHPELEAGPQEFLATGASFNQMVSALERMVNAQQRLISDISHELRTPLTRLQLATALMRRRHGEYNELSRIEMEAHRLDSMINDLLALSRNQHKTELEREHLKADELWDDVLDNAKFEAEQVGKTLEIISPPGPWPLFGSHAALDSAVENIVRNALRYSHHQIAVTFSCDNQGITIHVDDDGPGVAPEDREQIFRPFYRTDEARDRESGGTGLGLAIVETVVEQHNGWVKAEDSPLGGLRLTLWLPLYTR from the coding sequence ATGATTAATAGCCTTACGGCACGTATCTTTGCCATTTTCTGGTTAACGCTGGCGTTGGTGCTGATGGTGGTGCTCATGCTGCCCAAGCTCGATTCACGCCAGCTAACCTCATTACTGGACAGTGAACGCCGTCAAGGCATTATGCTGGAGCAGCACGTAGAAGCAGAGCTAGCTGTTGATCCGGCGAATGACTTGATGTGGTGGCGCCGTTTGTTCCGCGCCATTGATAAATGGTCACCTCCGGGTCAACGCCTTCTGCTGGTGACAAGCGAAGGGCGCGTTATCGGCGCTCAACGCAATGAAATGCAGATTGTACGTAACTTTATCGGCCAGTCTGATAACGCAGACCAGCCGAAAAAGAAAAAATATGGCCGACTCGAAATGTTGGGGCCATTCCCTATTCGTGATGGCGAAGATAACTACCAGCTCTATCTGGTTCGCCCTGCAAGCAGCCCTCAGTCTGATTTCATCAACCTGATGTTTGACCGACCGCTGCTGCTGTTGCTTGTCACCATGCTTATCAGCTCGCCGCTGCTGCTTTGGCTCGCATGGAGCCTCGCAAGCCCCGCTCGTAAGCTTAAAAACGCCGCCGATGATGTTGCCAGCGGTAACCTTAAACAGCATCCGGAACTGGAGGCTGGCCCGCAGGAGTTCTTAGCCACAGGCGCTAGCTTTAACCAAATGGTCAGCGCGCTTGAACGTATGGTCAACGCACAGCAGCGTTTGATCTCTGATATTTCGCATGAGCTAAGAACGCCGCTCACGCGCTTGCAGCTCGCCACCGCGCTGATGCGCCGCCGCCATGGTGAATACAACGAACTGTCACGCATTGAGATGGAGGCGCATCGCCTCGACAGCATGATTAACGATCTGCTGGCGCTATCCCGTAATCAGCATAAAACCGAGCTAGAACGCGAGCATTTGAAAGCCGATGAGCTTTGGGATGACGTGCTAGACAATGCGAAGTTTGAGGCCGAGCAGGTTGGGAAAACGCTAGAGATCATCAGCCCTCCAGGGCCTTGGCCACTATTTGGCAGCCATGCCGCTCTGGATAGTGCCGTTGAAAATATCGTGCGTAACGCGCTGCGTTACTCTCATCATCAGATTGCGGTGACGTTTAGCTGCGATAATCAGGGCATCACTATCCACGTTGATGATGATGGCCCGGGCGTTGCACCAGAAGATCGCGAGCAAATTTTCCGGCCGTTCTACCGCACCGATGAAGCGCGCGATCGCGAGTCGGGAGGAACCGGTTTGGGCCTCGCTATCGTAGAAACCGTGGTTGAACAGCATAACGGCTGGGTGAAAGCCGAAGACAGCCCGCTGGGCGGTTTACGCCTGACACTTTGGCTTCCGCTTTATACGCGATAA
- the cpxR gene encoding envelope stress response regulator transcription factor CpxR, with protein sequence MNKILLVDDDRELTSLLQELLDLEGFSVVVAHDGEQALELLDSSIDLLLLDVMMPKKNGIDTLKEVRQHHQTPVIMLTARGSELDRVLGLELGADDYLPKPFNDRELVARIRAILRRSNWNEQQQSNESNAPTLEVDHLLLNPGRQEASFDGETLELTGTEFTLLYLLAQHLGQVVSREHLSQEVLGKRLTPFDRAIDMHISNLRRKLPERKDGQPWFKTLRGRGYLMVSVS encoded by the coding sequence ATGAATAAAATTTTACTGGTTGATGACGATCGCGAACTGACGTCACTGCTGCAAGAACTGCTTGATTTAGAAGGTTTTAGCGTCGTGGTAGCGCACGATGGCGAACAGGCTCTGGAGCTTTTAGATTCCAGCATTGATTTATTATTGCTCGACGTAATGATGCCAAAGAAAAACGGCATCGATACTTTGAAAGAAGTGCGCCAACATCATCAAACGCCGGTAATTATGCTCACGGCTCGCGGTAGCGAACTGGACCGCGTATTGGGTCTTGAGCTTGGTGCAGATGACTATCTGCCAAAACCATTTAACGATCGTGAACTGGTTGCACGTATTCGTGCCATTCTGCGTCGCTCCAACTGGAACGAACAGCAGCAAAGCAACGAAAGCAATGCGCCAACGCTGGAAGTGGATCACCTGCTGCTCAATCCAGGGCGTCAGGAAGCCAGCTTTGATGGGGAAACCTTAGAGCTCACCGGCACTGAATTTACCTTGCTCTATTTGCTAGCACAGCATTTGGGTCAGGTGGTGTCACGTGAACATTTAAGCCAAGAAGTGCTAGGCAAACGCCTAACACCTTTTGACCGCGCGATTGATATGCATATTTCCAACCTGCGCCGTAAGCTGCCAGAACGTAAAGATGGCCAGCCTTGGTTCAAAACGCTGCGTGGTCGCGGTTATCTGATGGTGTCTGTTTCATGA
- the cpxP gene encoding cell-envelope stress modulator CpxP, with product MRKVTSLAMTLMLAMASTAAFADGTQQNGMLYQSMDHNRMFDGVNLTEHQRQQMRDLMQLARHDLPRVDIAEAEAMHNLVTAEKFDEAAVRQLAEKMAQESINRQVEMAKIRNQMYNLLTPEQKAQLNERYQQRIASWQQQVATMQNTSALKLGTKE from the coding sequence ATGCGTAAAGTAACCTCGTTAGCCATGACTTTGATGCTTGCGATGGCCTCTACCGCAGCATTTGCCGATGGCACTCAACAAAACGGTATGTTGTATCAAAGTATGGATCATAACCGCATGTTTGACGGTGTGAATCTTACCGAACATCAGCGTCAACAAATGCGCGATTTGATGCAACTAGCGCGACATGATTTACCCCGCGTTGATATAGCGGAGGCTGAAGCCATGCATAATCTGGTAACGGCAGAAAAGTTCGATGAAGCCGCAGTGCGGCAGTTAGCCGAAAAAATGGCTCAGGAGAGTATAAACCGTCAGGTTGAAATGGCGAAAATTCGCAACCAGATGTACAACCTGCTGACTCCCGAGCAAAAGGCCCAGTTAAATGAGCGTTACCAGCAACGCATTGCCAGTTGGCAGCAGCAGGTAGCGACCATGCAGAATACTTCAGCCCTGAAGTTAGGTACGAAAGAGTAG
- the fieF gene encoding CDF family cation-efflux transporter FieF (FieF, a metal efflux transporter, is a member of the CDF (cation diffusion facilitator) family of transporters.): protein MDQQYARLVKTAALGATVTATALLIIKTLAWWHTGSVSLLASLVDSVVDIAASLTNLFVVRYSLQPADEEHTFGHGKAESLAALAQGMFISGSALFLFLTGFQHLINPEPMTDPGLGIGVTIIALACTMVLVTFQRWVVRKTRSQAVRADMLHYQSDVMMNGAILISLGLSWYGFTRADSLFALGIGVYILYSALRMGYEAVQSLLDRALDDDERQAIIDIVHAWPGVSGVHDLRTRQSGPTRFIQLHIEMDDNLPLIQAHGIAEQVEQAILRRFPGSDVIIHQDPCSVVPDGQKGHWEL from the coding sequence ATGGACCAGCAGTATGCACGGTTAGTCAAAACCGCTGCGCTGGGAGCCACGGTAACTGCCACCGCTCTCCTTATTATTAAAACGCTTGCCTGGTGGCATACTGGCTCAGTGAGCCTATTGGCGTCGCTGGTGGATTCTGTGGTTGATATCGCGGCCTCGCTGACAAACCTGTTTGTGGTTCGCTATTCCCTGCAGCCAGCTGATGAAGAACACACTTTTGGCCACGGTAAAGCTGAATCGCTGGCCGCGCTGGCTCAAGGTATGTTTATTTCTGGTTCCGCGCTGTTTCTGTTCCTTACCGGATTCCAGCACCTTATCAATCCAGAGCCGATGACCGATCCCGGCCTAGGGATTGGGGTAACCATTATCGCTTTAGCCTGCACGATGGTGTTGGTCACTTTCCAGCGTTGGGTCGTGCGTAAAACGCGTAGTCAGGCGGTGCGTGCCGATATGCTGCATTATCAGTCCGACGTGATGATGAACGGCGCGATTCTTATTTCTCTGGGGCTGAGCTGGTATGGCTTTACTCGTGCAGACTCCCTGTTTGCATTGGGGATTGGGGTTTACATCCTGTATAGCGCGCTGCGTATGGGATATGAAGCCGTGCAGTCTTTGCTGGATCGGGCTTTGGACGACGATGAAAGGCAAGCGATCATTGATATTGTGCACGCATGGCCGGGCGTTAGCGGCGTGCATGATCTAAGAACCCGTCAGTCTGGGCCGACTCGTTTTATTCAGTTACATATTGAGATGGACGATAACCTGCCTTTAATTCAGGCTCATGGCATTGCTGAACAAGTTGAGCAGGCGATTTTGCGACGTTTTCCTGGTTCGGACGTGATTATCCATCAAGACCCCTGTTCGGTGGTACCTGATGGGCAAAAAGGGCATTGGGAGCTCTAA
- the pfkA gene encoding 6-phosphofructokinase → MIKKIGVLTSGGDAPGMNAAIRGVVRAALAKGLEVYGIEDGYLGLYEGRMKQLDRSSVSDMINRGGTFLGSARFPEFRDDKVREKAVDNMRKVGLDALVVIGGDGSYMGAKRITEMGFPCIGLPGTIDNDVAGTDYTIGYFTALETVVEAIDRLRDTSSSHQRISIVEVMGCYCGDLTLAAAIAGGCEFIVLPEVEFKREDLVNEIKAGIIKGKKHAIVAITEHICDIDELAKHIEQETGRETRATVLGHIQRGGAPVAYDRILASRMGAYSIELLLQGYGGRCVGIQNEKLVHHDIIDAVENMKRPFKGDWLETAKVLY, encoded by the coding sequence ATGATCAAGAAAATCGGTGTATTGACGAGTGGCGGTGACGCTCCAGGTATGAACGCTGCGATCCGTGGTGTTGTACGTGCAGCGTTAGCGAAAGGGTTAGAAGTCTACGGTATTGAGGACGGCTACCTTGGCTTGTACGAAGGTCGAATGAAGCAGCTGGATCGCTCTAGCGTTTCTGACATGATTAACCGCGGTGGTACTTTCTTGGGTTCTGCGCGTTTCCCAGAATTCCGTGACGATAAAGTCCGTGAGAAAGCCGTTGATAACATGCGTAAAGTGGGTTTAGACGCATTGGTTGTTATCGGTGGTGATGGTTCATACATGGGTGCGAAGCGCATCACTGAAATGGGCTTCCCTTGCATTGGTTTGCCGGGCACCATTGATAACGACGTAGCCGGTACCGACTACACCATTGGTTACTTCACCGCGTTAGAAACCGTGGTTGAAGCGATTGACCGTCTGCGTGATACCTCTTCTTCTCACCAGCGTATTTCTATCGTTGAAGTGATGGGCTGCTACTGTGGCGATTTGACTCTGGCGGCGGCGATTGCCGGTGGCTGTGAGTTCATCGTTCTGCCAGAAGTTGAGTTCAAACGCGAAGATCTGGTTAACGAAATCAAAGCGGGCATCATCAAGGGTAAAAAACACGCGATTGTGGCTATCACCGAGCATATCTGTGATATCGATGAGTTGGCGAAACACATCGAGCAAGAAACCGGCCGTGAAACTCGCGCAACTGTACTGGGCCACATCCAGCGTGGTGGCGCGCCAGTCGCTTATGACCGCATTCTGGCTTCCCGCATGGGCGCATACTCCATTGAGCTGCTGCTGCAGGGCTATGGCGGCCGTTGCGTTGGTATTCAGAACGAAAAGCTGGTTCACCATGACATCATTGACGCTGTTGAAAACATGAAGCGTCCGTTCAAAGGTGACTGGTTAGAAACCGCGAAAGTGCTGTACTAA